A portion of the Gemmatimonas sp. genome contains these proteins:
- the hutI gene encoding imidazolonepropionase: MAEAGVVTGTGVAVQGERIVAVATDDALRRTYPNAAEVDCGRRLLAPGFVDSHTHAVFGGARFAEQELRASGVPYMEIARRGGGIHSSVRDLRARNDDDLLALTVARLGRLAAGGVTTIEVKSGYGLSVHDELRTLRIIRRLAGEGPWRLVATCLGAHEIPLEYRERPGGREAWIDTLCTELYPQVAAEQLAAFADVFCEPGVFTVDEARRLLTAARGHGLLPKLHADELHDGGAALLAAEMGAASADHLAAIAPAGMTALAASDTVATLLPATMLFLGTGRQAPARQLIEAGGAVALASDFNPGTSPLQSFPLVLTLGVSQLRMSAAEVWIAATVNGAAALGLATITGQLAVGYRADLAIHDVEDYRELPYWFGERLCTGSWMDGRACHVTP; encoded by the coding sequence ATGGCAGAGGCTGGGGTCGTTACTGGTACTGGCGTGGCCGTGCAGGGCGAGCGCATTGTTGCCGTGGCCACCGACGATGCGCTGCGACGCACCTACCCGAACGCCGCAGAGGTAGATTGCGGTCGGCGCTTGCTGGCACCGGGATTTGTGGATTCCCACACCCATGCGGTCTTCGGCGGCGCACGGTTCGCGGAGCAGGAACTGCGGGCGAGTGGCGTCCCCTACATGGAGATTGCCCGCCGCGGCGGGGGGATTCACAGTTCGGTGCGTGATCTACGCGCCCGCAACGATGACGACCTACTCGCCCTGACCGTGGCGCGGCTCGGCCGTCTGGCGGCCGGGGGCGTCACCACGATCGAGGTCAAGAGCGGTTACGGTCTCAGCGTCCACGACGAACTCCGGACCCTGCGGATCATTCGCCGTCTGGCCGGTGAGGGGCCATGGCGACTCGTGGCCACCTGTCTCGGTGCTCATGAAATCCCACTCGAGTACCGGGAGCGGCCCGGTGGGCGCGAGGCCTGGATCGATACCCTCTGCACCGAGCTGTACCCGCAGGTGGCGGCCGAGCAGCTGGCGGCCTTTGCCGACGTGTTCTGCGAACCGGGCGTGTTTACCGTGGACGAAGCGCGGCGGCTCTTGACCGCCGCCAGAGGGCACGGCCTGCTCCCCAAGCTTCATGCCGACGAACTGCACGATGGCGGTGCCGCGCTTCTCGCGGCCGAAATGGGGGCGGCGAGTGCCGACCACCTGGCCGCCATTGCGCCCGCCGGGATGACCGCGCTGGCAGCCAGCGACACAGTGGCCACACTGCTCCCCGCCACGATGCTGTTCCTCGGGACAGGGCGCCAGGCGCCTGCCCGGCAGCTGATCGAGGCAGGCGGGGCCGTGGCCCTGGCCAGCGATTTCAACCCTGGAACGTCCCCCTTGCAGTCATTCCCTCTCGTGCTCACGCTGGGGGTGAGCCAACTGCGCATGTCGGCTGCCGAGGTGTGGATCGCGGCCACGGTCAACGGCGCGGCGGCGCTGGGGCTTGCCACCATCACCGGCCAGCTGGCCGTGGGGTACCGGGCCGATCTCGCGATTCATGACGTGGAGGACTACCGGGAGTTGCCTTACTGGTTTGGCGAGCGTCTGTGTACGGGGTCGTGGATGGACGGCCGTGCTTGTCACGTGACGCCCTGA
- a CDS encoding radical SAM protein → MLSSRYKPYHVPIFLAKYAWLRARRRPVLLNFEVTMRCNARCGFCDYWQTPASEKQREWANFAEIARHFSPMLVTFTGGEPTLRRDLEDIVRAVRRSVRYTYVQLITHAGMLSLERAQSLWDAGVDQFNISLDYLDGRHDDARGIPGLTAKILDLVPRMRKAGIGGVRFNTVIKNDNLDQIMPIVERAAALGGGVNFSVYTALKNGNERHLLQGVDPEAVQQVVNQLLAYKKRRAGVITNSDYYLEQIPRYVRGEMTEPCRSGSTTIHIDPQGQVRRCPDFKPDGPWESYRGYAPIDCNACYYACRGEAQAPLRLASRVRDVMATVTPTDV, encoded by the coding sequence ATGCTGTCCAGTCGCTACAAGCCGTATCACGTTCCCATCTTTCTCGCCAAGTACGCCTGGTTGCGTGCACGGCGCCGCCCGGTGCTGCTCAACTTCGAAGTCACCATGCGCTGCAATGCGCGCTGCGGTTTCTGCGACTACTGGCAGACGCCCGCCAGCGAGAAGCAGCGCGAATGGGCGAACTTCGCCGAGATCGCCCGTCACTTCAGCCCCATGCTTGTCACCTTCACGGGTGGCGAGCCTACGCTGCGGCGGGATCTCGAGGATATCGTGCGGGCGGTTCGACGCAGCGTGCGGTATACGTACGTGCAACTCATCACCCATGCCGGCATGCTTTCGCTGGAGCGCGCGCAATCGCTCTGGGATGCCGGGGTGGATCAATTCAACATTTCGCTCGACTACCTCGACGGACGGCACGACGACGCGCGCGGGATCCCCGGGCTCACCGCGAAGATCCTCGACCTCGTACCGCGCATGCGAAAGGCCGGCATTGGCGGGGTGCGGTTCAACACCGTCATCAAGAATGACAACCTCGATCAGATCATGCCCATTGTCGAGCGGGCGGCGGCGCTGGGGGGCGGCGTGAACTTCTCGGTGTACACCGCGCTCAAGAACGGCAACGAGCGCCACCTGCTGCAGGGGGTCGATCCGGAGGCCGTTCAGCAGGTGGTGAACCAACTGCTCGCCTACAAGAAGCGCCGCGCGGGGGTCATTACCAACTCCGACTACTACCTCGAGCAGATTCCACGCTACGTGCGTGGCGAGATGACCGAGCCCTGTCGCAGCGGATCCACGACCATCCACATTGATCCGCAGGGGCAGGTCCGGCGGTGTCCCGACTTCAAGCCTGACGGTCCGTGGGAGTCGTACCGCGGGTACGCCCCCATCGACTGCAACGCCTGTTACTACGCCTGCCGTGGTGAAGCGCAGGCGCCGCTGCGGCTGGCGTCCCGGGTTCGTGACGTCATGGCCACCGTCACCCCTACCGACGTCTGA
- the hutU gene encoding urocanate hydratase, whose protein sequence is MTPGSRPVRAPRGAMLRCRGWEQEAALRMLMNNLDAEVAERPDDLVVYGGTGRAARSWEAFDAIVRTLETLDHDETLLVQSGKPVAVFRTHVDAPRVLLANANLVGRWATWPEFRRLETLGLTMYGQMTAGSWIYIGSQGIVQGTYETFGAVATRHFGGSLAGRLVVTAGLGGMGGAQPLAAAMHGAAVLAVEVDASRIEMRLRTRYCDRHTASLDEALTWLRVAQAAGTGLSVALLGNAAEVLPELVRRNITPDVVTDQTSAHDMLVGYVPLGVGLEEAADLRRADPQAYVERATESVVVHVRAMRQLQDRGAVVFDYGNNIRTVAFDAGVDDAFRIPGFVPEYIRPQFCEGRGPFRWVALSGDPADILRTDALALELFPHDVQLRRWITLAQERIAFQGLPARICWLGQGERARFALALNDLVATGELKAPIVIGRDHLDTGSVASPFRETEGMKDGSDAIADWAILNALLNVASGASWVSFHHGGGVGIGNSLHAGQVIVADGTARMRARLERVLTNDPGIGVARHADAGYPSALETARREHIRLPMLEG, encoded by the coding sequence ATGACTCCGGGTTCACGACCAGTCCGCGCGCCTCGTGGCGCGATGTTGCGTTGTCGCGGGTGGGAGCAGGAAGCGGCGCTGCGGATGCTGATGAACAACCTCGACGCCGAAGTAGCCGAGCGTCCCGACGACCTGGTGGTGTACGGCGGTACCGGGCGGGCTGCGCGCTCCTGGGAGGCGTTCGACGCGATCGTGCGCACGCTCGAGACACTCGATCACGATGAAACGCTGCTGGTCCAGAGCGGGAAGCCGGTGGCGGTCTTCCGTACGCATGTTGACGCGCCGCGCGTGCTGCTGGCGAACGCCAATCTGGTCGGGCGCTGGGCGACATGGCCGGAGTTCCGACGGCTGGAGACGCTTGGGTTGACCATGTATGGGCAGATGACCGCCGGCTCGTGGATCTACATCGGGTCGCAGGGCATCGTACAGGGGACCTACGAGACCTTCGGCGCGGTCGCCACGCGCCACTTCGGCGGGTCGCTCGCCGGACGCCTGGTGGTGACGGCCGGTCTAGGGGGCATGGGCGGCGCACAGCCGCTGGCTGCAGCGATGCACGGCGCGGCGGTCCTGGCGGTGGAGGTGGACGCATCGCGTATCGAGATGCGCCTGCGCACCCGCTACTGCGACCGGCACACCGCATCACTGGACGAAGCGCTGACCTGGCTGCGCGTTGCACAGGCGGCGGGCACCGGGCTGTCCGTGGCGCTGCTCGGCAATGCCGCGGAGGTCCTGCCCGAACTCGTGCGTCGCAACATCACCCCCGATGTGGTCACCGACCAGACGAGCGCACACGACATGCTCGTGGGATATGTGCCGCTCGGGGTAGGCCTTGAAGAGGCCGCAGACCTCCGGCGGGCAGATCCACAGGCCTATGTCGAGCGCGCGACAGAGAGCGTGGTGGTGCATGTGCGGGCCATGCGGCAGCTGCAGGATCGTGGCGCCGTCGTGTTCGACTATGGCAACAACATCCGCACGGTGGCCTTCGATGCCGGGGTCGATGACGCGTTTCGCATTCCCGGCTTCGTGCCCGAATACATTCGGCCCCAGTTCTGCGAGGGCCGCGGCCCGTTCCGGTGGGTGGCCCTCTCGGGAGATCCGGCGGACATCCTGCGCACCGACGCCCTGGCGCTGGAGCTGTTCCCCCACGATGTTCAGCTTCGTCGATGGATCACGCTCGCGCAGGAGCGCATTGCGTTTCAGGGGTTGCCGGCGCGCATCTGCTGGCTGGGGCAGGGGGAACGGGCGCGTTTCGCGCTCGCCCTCAACGATCTCGTCGCGACTGGCGAGCTGAAGGCGCCGATTGTGATCGGACGCGATCATCTCGACACCGGGAGCGTGGCGTCGCCGTTCCGCGAAACCGAGGGAATGAAGGATGGCAGTGACGCCATCGCCGACTGGGCCATCCTGAATGCGCTGCTCAACGTGGCCAGCGGAGCCAGCTGGGTCTCCTTTCACCATGGTGGGGGCGTCGGGATAGGAAACTCACTGCATGCCGGGCAGGTGATCGTCGCCGACGGAACGGCACGCATGCGGGCGCGTTTGGAACGGGTACTCACCAACGACCCCGGGATTGGCGTGGCACGACACGCCGACGCCGGGTATCCCTCGGCTCTCGAGACGGCGCGACGCGAGCACATCCGTCTGCCCATGCTCGAAGGCTGA
- the hutH gene encoding histidine ammonia-lyase, with protein MLQLDGRTLRMVDVVAVADERMPVALADDARRRMEQTRQVVDAAVERGAPVYGVNTGFGKLSEVTIPLPQLAALQRNLVRSHAAGVGDALPEREVRAMMLLRANVLATGYAGARAQLVDALIGMLNAGLWPPVPEQGSVGASGDLAPLAHLALAVMGEGRLRCDGAEDEANVLMARAGVMPTVLAAKEGLALINGTQAHTAVATLACAELTRLWRAAHVATAMSLEALLGTPDAFDPRIQDARGQLGQRESAALLRALLHGSALRESHRHGDPRVQDAYALRCVPQVHGPALDTLRFARGIIERELNAATDNPLVLSSGELLSGGNFHGQAVGMASDMLAIITANLAVISERRIDRLVHPDFNQGLPAFLAGQPGVESGHMMSQVTAAALASECKALAHPASVDSIPTDGNKEDVVPMAMHAAVKLRRAVRNLRHVLAIECIAAAEALEHRRPLRSSTAVETAHHRIRTLVAPASGDRSPSPDIVRMGDALAAGVFDSLTNMVTI; from the coding sequence GTGCTGCAGCTCGACGGTCGGACATTGCGCATGGTGGACGTGGTCGCCGTGGCAGACGAACGGATGCCGGTGGCGCTGGCTGACGATGCGCGTCGGCGGATGGAGCAGACGCGTCAGGTCGTCGACGCCGCGGTGGAGCGCGGCGCTCCCGTCTACGGCGTGAATACCGGCTTCGGCAAGCTCAGCGAGGTCACCATTCCCCTGCCGCAGCTGGCGGCGCTGCAACGCAATCTCGTGCGCAGCCATGCCGCCGGCGTTGGCGACGCGCTCCCGGAGCGGGAGGTGCGCGCCATGATGCTGCTGCGCGCCAATGTCCTGGCGACGGGCTATGCGGGGGCGCGGGCACAACTCGTCGACGCGCTCATCGGCATGTTGAACGCGGGGCTCTGGCCCCCCGTGCCGGAACAGGGGAGTGTGGGGGCGAGCGGCGATCTGGCGCCGCTCGCGCATCTGGCGCTCGCCGTCATGGGCGAGGGACGCCTGCGCTGTGACGGCGCCGAGGACGAGGCGAACGTGCTCATGGCACGTGCCGGTGTCATGCCGACGGTGCTGGCGGCCAAGGAGGGACTCGCCCTGATCAACGGGACGCAGGCCCACACAGCGGTGGCCACGCTGGCCTGCGCCGAGCTTACGCGGCTGTGGCGTGCCGCGCATGTCGCCACGGCCATGAGCCTCGAAGCCCTGCTTGGCACCCCCGATGCATTCGATCCCCGCATTCAGGATGCGCGAGGCCAGCTCGGCCAGCGTGAATCGGCGGCGCTGCTGCGGGCGTTGCTGCATGGCAGCGCGCTCCGCGAATCACACCGCCATGGTGATCCGCGCGTACAGGACGCCTATGCACTGCGCTGCGTGCCGCAGGTGCATGGTCCGGCACTCGACACCCTGCGCTTTGCGCGCGGCATTATCGAGCGCGAGTTGAATGCGGCCACCGATAACCCGCTGGTCCTGTCGTCCGGGGAGTTGCTGAGCGGGGGCAACTTCCACGGACAGGCGGTCGGGATGGCGAGTGACATGCTGGCCATCATCACCGCGAATTTGGCCGTCATCAGTGAACGACGCATCGATCGTCTCGTGCACCCCGACTTCAACCAGGGGCTGCCCGCGTTTCTCGCCGGACAGCCGGGGGTCGAATCGGGACACATGATGTCGCAGGTCACGGCGGCGGCACTCGCCAGTGAGTGCAAGGCGCTGGCTCACCCGGCCAGCGTCGATTCCATCCCTACGGACGGAAACAAGGAGGATGTCGTGCCGATGGCCATGCATGCGGCGGTGAAGCTGCGTCGCGCCGTGCGCAACCTGCGACACGTTCTCGCCATTGAGTGCATCGCGGCCGCCGAGGCGCTGGAGCATCGCCGGCCGCTCCGCAGCAGCACGGCCGTCGAAACCGCTCATCATCGCATTCGCACGCTCGTGGCGCCGGCATCAGGTGACCGGTCCCCTTCGCCGGACATCGTGCGGATGGGCGACGCGCTGGCCGCGGGTGTCTTTGACTCGCTCACAAACATGGTGACCATCTGA
- a CDS encoding putative LPS assembly protein LptD — MTLRNTACGWWRTGLALLVWWSVAGAGVAQAQGQRPTRPTQPPAGLSRGQPGQDSTRELSKDKLKYEWQAPDSAMRALLDKEGYSKVQYQGDTVKFNAGTRLLTLKGKPSAVQRDETMLIGDSIQYNDSTKKVVATGDTVLLRDPQAQDADDFIANGVIEYDLETRQGTTGAFSTSVVSGQRLFLTAKRSTILSDTLVSGRHIVFAKNGSFTYCDHAEPHFHFTTRDMKFVSQNVMVARPGVLYIGEVPVFWIPFFFQDVRSGRRSGMLTPNFGFAELFRNSPNYRRSVQNIGYFFALNDYMNAELSMDWRSGARSSDVDPGFLRSNADMRYRWVDRFITGEFAVSYMALRNGTTNASWTWNHNQDFSKSTKLTARLNWVQNTQIQRNTTVNPMAANATIRSQLNYQTKIGPASINVGGSRVQYPGRPQVDMDFPQLNVTAGTLEAGPVAWTPSLRLAVSGSSRIDQGIQFPFVYNPLPGGGVDSSRFNASRRNMQFAFETPIKLWDFQWQNSFSVTEQFRDYPEQREIVGVRDTSLRSIRVFARTFETNVDWTTSFNLPRFFQGTWNVSPSINVQNVDQGGLFVRTERSGGRWVSQSKRLSYALSASPTLYAMLPGLGPIARLRHSINPSISYSYSPTASVSDEYLAAIGRSRVGYLGALMQNRVSLNLATNLEAKLRTPVDSEPDQGRKIKLLSVNFSPLSWDFARADSTGNGFTERTFAISARTDLLPGLDFRTSYDLFQGDPLSDTATFSPYRTETGITFSMNGKSAVFGFIARLFGRAADLSDSASIRPAQAAAQQNVARQTRQMNAAGGGAMRGMQMSLPESGQGWNLSLQYNAARQRAPRGNGLIIEADPAKLCEAFRAQGIAAYERCFLNAQTSPPTGLGTGQSAIGAPFVRQPPVQGVNANMSFGITRNWSAQWSTQYDVERARFASQQIGLQRQLHDWNAVFTFSQTPSGNFAFNFFIALKAQPDLKFNYDRQTFRSSNF, encoded by the coding sequence GTGACCCTGCGAAACACCGCGTGCGGCTGGTGGCGCACCGGGTTGGCGCTGCTGGTGTGGTGGAGTGTGGCCGGAGCAGGCGTGGCGCAGGCTCAGGGGCAGCGCCCCACCCGGCCCACCCAGCCCCCGGCCGGTCTGTCGCGCGGACAGCCGGGGCAGGACAGCACCCGGGAATTGTCCAAGGACAAGTTGAAGTACGAGTGGCAGGCACCGGATTCCGCCATGCGTGCCCTGCTCGACAAGGAAGGCTATTCCAAGGTGCAGTATCAGGGGGACACGGTGAAGTTCAACGCCGGAACCCGCCTGCTGACTCTCAAGGGCAAGCCGTCGGCGGTGCAGCGTGACGAAACCATGCTCATCGGCGATTCCATTCAGTACAACGACTCCACCAAGAAGGTCGTCGCCACGGGGGACACCGTGTTGCTGCGCGACCCGCAGGCGCAGGATGCCGATGACTTCATCGCCAATGGGGTCATCGAGTACGACCTGGAGACCCGGCAGGGAACGACGGGAGCATTCTCCACCTCGGTCGTGAGCGGGCAGCGCCTTTTTCTGACTGCCAAGCGCAGCACGATCCTGTCGGACACGCTGGTCAGCGGCCGCCATATCGTCTTCGCGAAGAACGGGTCGTTCACCTACTGTGACCACGCCGAGCCGCATTTCCACTTCACGACCCGGGACATGAAGTTCGTCTCGCAGAATGTCATGGTGGCGCGTCCCGGGGTGCTCTACATCGGCGAGGTGCCGGTGTTCTGGATTCCGTTCTTTTTTCAGGATGTGCGCAGCGGACGACGCAGCGGCATGCTCACCCCCAATTTCGGCTTCGCGGAGCTGTTCCGGAACAGTCCCAACTACCGGCGCAGTGTGCAGAACATCGGCTACTTCTTCGCGCTGAACGATTACATGAACGCCGAGCTGTCGATGGATTGGCGTTCGGGTGCACGCAGTTCGGATGTGGACCCGGGCTTCCTGCGCAGCAACGCGGACATGCGCTATCGCTGGGTGGATCGGTTCATCACGGGTGAGTTCGCCGTGTCGTACATGGCGTTGCGCAATGGCACCACCAATGCATCGTGGACGTGGAACCACAACCAGGACTTCTCGAAGTCCACCAAGCTCACGGCGCGGCTCAACTGGGTGCAGAACACCCAGATTCAGCGAAATACCACCGTGAACCCCATGGCGGCCAACGCCACGATCCGCTCCCAACTCAACTATCAGACGAAGATCGGGCCGGCGTCAATCAATGTCGGCGGATCCCGGGTGCAGTATCCGGGGCGTCCGCAGGTGGACATGGATTTCCCGCAGCTCAACGTGACCGCCGGAACACTCGAAGCCGGTCCGGTCGCCTGGACCCCGTCACTGCGACTGGCCGTCTCGGGGTCCAGCCGCATCGACCAGGGCATTCAGTTCCCCTTCGTGTACAACCCGCTTCCCGGCGGCGGCGTCGACAGTTCGCGCTTCAACGCCAGTCGTCGCAACATGCAGTTCGCCTTCGAAACCCCCATCAAGCTGTGGGACTTCCAGTGGCAGAACTCGTTCTCTGTAACCGAACAGTTTCGCGACTACCCCGAGCAGCGTGAGATCGTGGGGGTACGCGACACGTCGCTCCGTTCCATTCGCGTGTTCGCGCGCACCTTCGAGACGAACGTGGATTGGACGACCTCCTTCAATTTGCCGCGGTTCTTCCAGGGCACATGGAACGTGTCCCCGTCCATCAACGTGCAGAACGTGGATCAGGGGGGGCTGTTCGTGCGTACGGAGCGCAGCGGTGGACGCTGGGTGTCGCAGTCCAAGCGGCTCAGCTACGCCCTCTCAGCGTCGCCGACGCTGTACGCCATGCTGCCCGGGCTGGGGCCCATTGCGCGGCTCCGGCATTCGATCAATCCGTCGATCAGCTACAGCTACTCCCCAACGGCCTCGGTGAGCGACGAGTATCTCGCCGCCATCGGCCGGTCGCGCGTGGGCTACCTGGGCGCGCTCATGCAGAACCGCGTGTCGCTCAACCTGGCCACCAACCTCGAGGCCAAGCTGCGCACGCCGGTCGATTCCGAACCCGACCAGGGGCGGAAGATCAAGCTCCTGTCCGTCAACTTCTCGCCGCTCAGCTGGGACTTCGCGCGCGCCGACAGCACCGGCAACGGGTTCACCGAGCGCACCTTTGCCATCAGCGCTCGAACCGACCTGCTGCCCGGGCTCGACTTCCGCACCAGCTACGATCTCTTTCAGGGTGATCCGCTCTCCGACACCGCGACGTTCAGCCCATACCGCACGGAGACGGGCATTACCTTCTCGATGAACGGGAAGAGTGCGGTCTTCGGCTTCATTGCGCGGTTGTTCGGGCGCGCTGCCGATCTCTCCGACTCCGCATCGATCCGCCCGGCCCAGGCGGCGGCCCAGCAGAACGTTGCCCGACAGACTCGTCAGATGAATGCGGCGGGCGGCGGCGCCATGCGGGGCATGCAGATGTCACTGCCGGAGTCGGGTCAGGGGTGGAACCTCAGTCTGCAGTACAACGCGGCGCGGCAGCGTGCCCCGCGAGGCAACGGCCTCATCATCGAGGCGGATCCCGCCAAGCTGTGCGAGGCGTTCCGTGCGCAGGGCATCGCGGCCTACGAACGCTGCTTCCTCAACGCGCAAACCAGTCCGCCCACTGGCCTCGGAACGGGGCAGAGTGCCATCGGGGCACCGTTCGTTCGCCAGCCGCCCGTGCAGGGGGTGAATGCCAACATGTCCTTCGGCATTACCCGCAACTGGTCGGCGCAGTGGAGCACGCAGTACGATGTGGAGCGCGCACGGTTTGCGAGCCAGCAGATCGGCTTGCAGCGGCAGTTGCACGATTGGAACGCGGTATTCACGTTCTCGCAGACCCCCAGTGGAAACTTCGCCTTCAACTTCTTCATCGCGTTGAAGGCCCAACCCGACCTCAAGTTCAACTACGACCGTCAGACGTTCCGGTCGAGCAACTTCTGA
- the tatC gene encoding twin-arginine translocase subunit TatC has translation MSGSNPAEMPFLEHLEELRWRLFKIALALAIGIGVSFALIFSKQIDVVAILSEPIRPYITGKLIVTHPGDLFDIAMDAAITLGLIAASPVIVWQIWGFLSPALYTHEKKVVIPSLVGAALLFLMGMTLAFKYVIPVTLQFFASFQSGVVEIMPTVKDYMGFVISMCLAFGAVFELPVVIALLSALGIVQPQYLSKFRRHAAVGCLIAAAIITPGSDPTSLLLLTIPLYGLYEVSISVSRLIARRRERSLAAEVA, from the coding sequence ATGTCGGGCAGCAATCCCGCGGAAATGCCGTTCCTCGAGCACCTCGAGGAGTTGCGCTGGCGCCTCTTCAAGATCGCGCTCGCGCTGGCCATCGGCATTGGGGTGTCGTTTGCCCTGATCTTCAGCAAGCAGATCGATGTGGTCGCCATCCTCTCCGAGCCGATTCGACCGTACATCACCGGCAAGCTGATCGTCACGCACCCCGGCGATCTCTTCGATATCGCCATGGATGCGGCGATCACCCTGGGACTCATCGCCGCATCACCGGTGATCGTGTGGCAGATCTGGGGCTTTCTGTCCCCGGCGCTGTACACACACGAGAAGAAGGTGGTCATCCCCTCGCTGGTCGGGGCGGCGCTGCTGTTCCTCATGGGCATGACCCTCGCGTTCAAGTACGTCATCCCGGTCACGCTCCAGTTCTTCGCGTCGTTCCAAAGCGGCGTCGTGGAGATCATGCCAACGGTCAAGGACTACATGGGGTTCGTCATTTCCATGTGCCTGGCGTTCGGTGCCGTCTTCGAATTGCCGGTGGTGATTGCGCTGCTGTCCGCCCTCGGCATCGTGCAGCCGCAGTACCTCTCGAAGTTCCGGCGGCATGCGGCCGTGGGCTGCCTCATCGCGGCGGCGATCATTACCCCAGGCAGTGATCCCACCTCGCTCCTGCTGTTGACGATCCCGCTGTACGGCCTGTACGAGGTGTCGATCAGTGTGTCGCGCCTCATTGCGCGGCGCCGAGAACGCAGCCTGGCTGCTGAGGTCGCGTGA
- the ybgF gene encoding tol-pal system protein YbgF: MIPMLVHRVWRLVPLVALVATGGCFATRGDVRILQGDITAMRTELLRNQADQREALLQTQRLIQVAGDSLARVSARTVAIQGDVRGEMRAVREQLLQVQTLLGQSQATIARLRSEMEARNAMLPPPAALTDPAGSPTRPAGTRPPAAAPTQPDTSANVLAGPNQLYTTGRDQLLRGATATARMTFQELITNYPQSDYAADAQFWIAESLAKEANVAAADAAYAAVVSAYPTSAKAPTALYKRAQLILKQGNTAQARQLFEQVVARFPRSDEAELAAETLKTLR, from the coding sequence GCGGTGACGTGCGCATCCTGCAGGGTGACATCACCGCCATGCGCACGGAGCTGCTCCGGAATCAGGCGGACCAAAGGGAGGCGCTGCTGCAAACGCAGCGGCTCATTCAGGTCGCCGGCGATTCGCTGGCGCGGGTCAGCGCGCGCACCGTGGCCATTCAGGGGGACGTGCGCGGCGAAATGCGCGCCGTGCGGGAGCAGTTGCTGCAGGTGCAGACATTGCTCGGCCAGAGCCAGGCGACCATTGCGCGGCTGCGCTCGGAGATGGAAGCGCGCAACGCGATGCTCCCGCCGCCGGCGGCGCTCACCGACCCGGCGGGGAGCCCCACGCGACCCGCTGGCACGCGGCCACCCGCTGCGGCGCCCACGCAGCCCGACACATCGGCCAACGTGCTCGCGGGCCCCAATCAGCTGTACACGACGGGGCGCGATCAGCTGCTGCGCGGCGCCACGGCTACGGCGCGCATGACCTTCCAGGAGCTCATCACCAACTATCCCCAGTCCGACTACGCGGCGGACGCGCAGTTCTGGATTGCGGAGTCCCTCGCGAAGGAAGCGAACGTGGCTGCCGCGGACGCCGCCTACGCGGCCGTCGTGAGCGCGTATCCCACGTCGGCGAAGGCACCCACGGCCCTCTACAAGCGCGCCCAGCTCATCCTCAAGCAGGGCAACACGGCACAGGCGCGGCAGCTGTTCGAGCAGGTCGTGGCGCGGTTCCCGCGCAGCGATGAGGCCGAACTGGCAGCGGAAACGCTGAAGACGCTGCGCTGA